Below is a window of Camelina sativa cultivar DH55 chromosome 11, Cs, whole genome shotgun sequence DNA.
ACTTCCACCACTGCAACTCatattggtttcttttttttttctttctgtgaaGCATTCCATCGAACACTTTGTACGCATTTGTATGTATCAGTGATATGACTATACCCACATATTACTTTTTTCCCTGAGATTTCTGTTTGCAGATCGAATCAAATAGAATCGAATGAAAGACAATGCATGGGTGAAATCAATCACATGGAGCATATCTTCAACATCACGTcgtccacacaaaaaaaaaaaaaaaattgtatttcatGTCAGAGATTTTAATGAGAGAGTTTAGCTTGCATTGCAAGTTTTGCAGAGGATGAACATTTTCTTTGGCGAATCGAATCGTTGGCTGACGCGTTCACAGTATTATTCGACGACGCCGACAATATGAGAATTGGGGGTGACGCGACttcaatttttcaaattagtttttttgaattttctttttatatttgagAACAGTCCAATAAGAGGAGGTTTTAAtcttttattggattatttttaACTGGGCTTAGGCCCATTTACATATTAGCTTAATCAAGCCATTTTGTAGAAGTTGCAGTTTTTTTATTGGTAGGAAACCTCCTAATAATTATTCAataaaactgaaagaaaaattacaacaaggaacaacaacaaaacaaagcatCTAAGCTTAACTGCATATTGCAAATTTAATGTAGGATTTCTTCGCTCAGAAAACACTTTGTAAACTTGTATAATGCATGGTTGATATATAAGCTCTTGtaagtttgtcaaaaaaaaaaaaaaaaaaaaaaaaaaNACTCTTGTAATTGTCTTGGATCCTGAGATTGAGTCTTTTCCTTATATCCActgatatatatctatatatatatatacatgtactcATATCTTAAAACTTTTTCAGAATCCTAATCCAACTGAAATTAAGAACCCACGAATATATCTAAGCCCACACCATAGACACAGAACATaacccaataattttttttatattagtaaACCAGCGATTAAACCGGGTTTGTACCCTTTTCACCCAACTCTTTTTGAAcatcaatttctcaaaaatataCGTTTAATATACTAATTATTAGATGACTTACATTATAATGAAAGACACACATGTAGCtcttataaataaaagacaCACATGTAGctcttataaataaataaattctcaCATGGTATATTTGAATCAGGTAGTATAGCGAACGGTTGTGTTGCGAATATTGCTGTCAAATTTGATATCATGGAGTTCATGTTGGAGTGTCAATGATAGGTGTGTGACCTAAGACATagaaagacattttttttttgctcttaattagaaacaattttcttttctcttaagtcacaactcacaacctacatcttgtttttctttgtaattcaGTTCACACATTATTAAGATAGATCGacaatacttttttttccaCCATTTATAAAATCATCACACTGGTTTCGACATCCACATAATTCATACATACAATTAATATTCTAGTTGTAAGACATCACTGAAATTGAGCCTATTTATTATAAGGCAATCATGaagatatgaaatgaatggtGGATGTAgcattagccaaaaaaaaatcatatatgtattTCCTCCACGTGCTTAAAACAAACACATTGATGGAGAACACTAGAACCCTAATTATACCAAAGAATCTCAGGAAATGACGAAAGAGGACAATGAAGACGCCAAAAAAAAGAGGGCAACAAAGTCATTAGTGAATCCTCAGATGGACCGCTAGAAATATACCACCAGTCGTTTTAGTCTTTAAGATTACGTTACACAAATCACAACCACTCGTTAAATATCTTTTGTTGCTATATAAAGAGCTCGTGAGCTTTCTTTATGAGAGACAAGTGAACTTCAACTACTACTCAGTGCTACTTACTGCCCcatcacaaagaaaaagaaaaagagtccACTCATTGGtacttgttttgtttgcatttaGAAGAAAAATGGCTGTCAATTACAACGAGAAGCTTCTTCTTAACTATGTTCCCGTTTACGTTATGCTTCCGGTAACTCTCATCATCTTGAGTTAACATCATTTTGCTAATGTTTCGAGAATATAATTCATGGTTTTATTTCATGTGTatgcaaatattatattattgatcACCACCTAGCACTTGGGATTATATTGTTAAACATACAAACATAAGTGGCTATATGAGATCTTGACAGGACATGTTTCGGCCTAGAACTCTTTGATTTAATCATACAAAGATAATAACATATTTCCTACCATTAAGTTACGGATTAAAATCAATCCGAAACTTGAACTAACGAATAAAAGGGAACAAATAAGACTCATTCTTCGGTCACCATCATATATGATTTAGCAATGATATAGTTTGTATTTTTACCCATCTTTTCACACGTTATGTAATGTGCATTGTCGCATTTTATGgatttataacaaattaacacAGTAAAGATGATGAGGTTCGTTTTCCATAATGTCTTGATCATAACTATTATATAATTATCCACCGTTCATAACTATCAATGACATTATGTTGTGAATGTGTAAGTTGGGAGTCGTGAATGTGGAAAACGTATTTGCGGACCCAGAAACGCTTGAAACGCAGCTCAAACGTCTAAAAGAAGAAGCTGGCATTGATGGCGTGATGGTCGATGTTTGGTGGGGAATCATAGAATCAAAAGGTCCCAAACAATACGATTGGACCGCATACAAAACGCTATTCCAACTAATCGCAAGTTTGGGACTCAAGATCCAAGCAATCATGTCATTTCACCAATGTGGCGGAAACGTTGGCGACGTTGTCACAATCCCTATCCCGAAATGGGTTCGTGACGTTGGCGATATTGACCCCGACATCTACTACACTAACCGTAAAGGAACCAGAGACATTGAGTATCTCACAATTGGTGTTGATAATGTTCCTCTCTTTGCCGGAAGAACCGCTGTTGAGGTAGTAGAATCTACgaataagacaaaacaaaacaaaaagattgtaGTTAACGAAATTGAttgtgttttcatttttcattagATGTATAGTGATTACATGAGTAGCTTTAAAGAAAACATGGCGGATTTGCTGGAAGCTGGTTCGATTGTTGACATTGAAGTTGGACTTGGTCCCGCTGGTGAGCTTCGTTATCCTTCTTACCCACAGAGCCAAGGTTGGGTGTTCCCCGGTATCGGAGAGTTCCAGGTTAGTTTCGTAAACTCAGTCACATATCTTTGCTTTTTACGACTTTATCACTGAATAAACGGTGTTTTTGTGTAGTGTTATGACAAGTATTTGAAGAAAGATTTCAAGGAAGCGGCGGCCAAAGCTGGACACCCTGAGTGGGAGTTGCCCGAGGACGCCGGAGAATACAACGACAAGCCGGAAGAAACTGGATTTTTCAAGAGAAATGGGACTTATGTGTCGGAGGAGGGGAAGTTTTTCTTGACATGGTACTCGAACAAACTTATCTTTCATGGAGATCAGATCATAGGAGAAGCCAACAAGATCTTTGCTGGACTTAAAGTTAACTTGGCTGCCAAGGTATTACTATTATTATCATGGAACTGGAGCAGGAAAAACCCCTAATTGTTGAAAGATAACAACCCGAACAAACCAAAATGCTTGAGTTAAAAACTGAATTCAGTTTCTATATTAGCCGGATGGTTTCAACAACTATAAAATCAAACTGGGATCACTAGAACAACTGTTGAAGTTAACTTGTCTTGCAAGGTAGCTAGTAAATGAGTCTGAATTGAGTATGTGAATGCGGTAGGTTTCGGGGATACACTGGTTGTACAACCACCACAGCCATGCCGCAGAGCTAACTGCCGGATATTACAACCTTTTCAAGAGAGATGGTTACCGTCCGATCGCTAGGATGCTCTCAAAACACTACGGAATTCTCAACTTCACTTGCCTTGAGATGAGAGATACAGACAATACCGCTGAAGCCCTAAGTGCTCCTCAAGAACTTGTTCAAGAGGTAATTTAACTCACCACTGCGCATAAAGAGAAGAGATTCAATTTGTAAAGTTTATTAAATGGCCATTCATTTGATATACAGGTACTGAGCAAAGCATGGAAAGAAGGTATAGAAGTTGCGGGTGAGAACGCATTGGAGACCTATGGTGCCAAAGGTTACAACCAGATTCTTCTTAACGCTAGGCCTAATGGGGTTAACCCGAACGGTAAGCCAAAGCTCAGAATGTACGGGTTTACTTACCTTCGGTTGTCTGATACGGTCTTTCAAGAAAACAACTTTGAGCTGTTCAAGAAGTTGGTGAGGAAAATGCACGCTGATCAAGTAAGACTTCAAATTCCAAACCCAACGaaactgtttctttttcttttcttatgtcaAAAAACTTATATGGTTTTGGAATAAGGATTACTGTGGAGACGCTGCCAAGTACGGGCATGAGATCGTGCCATTGAAAACTGCGAACTCGCAGCTGACGGTGGAGGATATCGCCGACGCGGCTCAGCCAAGTGGAGCATTTAAGTGGGACTCTGAAACCGACATGAAGGTCGACGGTTGATCCTCCTTTGCGACTGCTATTTTTATGGCCGGTTATGAAATGAAGTGAGAATAAGAGGCTTTTGCGACTTTTTAGTCAActgcataaataaaaatgcgAATTTCGTCGTGTGTTTTGTGTTGACCGAAGAAATAAAACGTATGTGCTATGTATTTTGTGGACTATAATTTCttgtaagaaataaataaattgagtGATATGAATAAATAAGTGAGTCTTCTATGGGTAATGCTAATGCATATTAGGAGGTTGATTCTATGCTTAATAATCTGATTGACATTTGCCACAAATATAATGGACCAGCCacactttttagtttttaattaaccTACGTTCGGAAGGGCAAAGACCAGACAATGTAATCAAACTAGTCTCCTCTTTGTAGCCTATGTTCGAACTTCGAACTTGGGACTTCCCattgtatatattaatgtattatCATCCGAAATTCATGTGTAAATTGTACTCGAACTACCACAATTAAAGTTAAACGTAGAATACACCATAAACgaatatataattgatttaacATTCTGGAgtattggaaaaatatataagactTCTTTCTTTATTAGTTGACTTTTGACGATTTCTTTTAAGTATAATATACTTTTTCTGTTTCACTCATACAATGAGTGTTTTCTTGTTACAAAAGagtgttattttatgttttcaatacagtttttaaaattaaatattttttatctttattatttaagctaattaattataaatattttttttagtgtatttgtaaaaggtaaaataaaatttttaataattttcttaattcgtgtgcattgtgtcaaaatgacacatcgttgtttttgtataaagttgcatataaaacatattttgtatCTTATCTTTTCTTGTCAACATACTTTAACTACCTGATTACTtaccaacaaaataaataagctgatggtttaatcttggaAACATATCATTAGATAAGATTTTACAACTTTTAATTAaaggtcatatatatatatatatatatatatatatgtagaaagGTCATAACAAAATTGTCTTCTGTTAACTCACAAAACAAGTCACATCATCTAAAAAAAGCTTTCctttcaaagagaaaaaaataatcttgAAACAGAgctttctctttcgttttttctttcaaattttagtttttcgTTTGTGGTTACGATTGTTCGGCGCCGTAGAAAAGCGTTCGGACGGGTTCGGAGCTTTTCTGCATGGCGGTTTGCTTCCGGCGAACTACGACAGCGAGATCATTAAGCTCCGTGAACGTAAGCTTTTATCCTGTTGTTTTCCGTGAGATGAGAAACGCAATACGAACAAGTTGAATGGGGAGATTGAGAACAACGTTTTTGGCGATCTCTCTCGTTGTTTTCGTTTGTGTTTCCGAGGAGATTATCTCTCGAGACGGTGTAGGGAATCTCTTGTCATTCTCCCTCTCCGTGAATCAAGATTTTATCGATGTGGTAAATTTATTGTCATTGTTCGTTTTTTTTCATATCCAAGAACATGTATGAACATTTTTGCTTAGGTTACAATCTAGtgaattgcttttttttttttctcgatctttttgttttgacgCATTTCTCATTACTGATAGGCAGAGCAAACATGGATTTCTCAACATCCGAATTCGAAGAATGAGAGATGTTATTGGCATTGGTTCAAGAATTGGTTTCTTGAATCTCAAGGCGAATCTACGACCTATCCAAGAAGGAAGCTGGTCAGTAAAAGACAAAAGTTTAGTGTATCTGCTCCAAAGTTAGCTTCCCGTCCTGTACCAGGACCGGTTTATGCGCCAGGACCTGCGCCACGTTTGGGGCCAGGTCCTGCACCGAGTCCTAGAAGTTATGATCTGGCTGCACCTGCAAGCGCTCCAACCCCAAATCAACCTTCAGATTCATCAGCTGAGACACCGGATGAGGATTTGAGTCCTGGTCCAAGCGAGGAAAAAAAACCGAGTGTTGCTCCTAGCCGAAGTGTTCCgggtcctcctcctccaccaaaggagaagaaggatgatATATTGATGAAACTTATCATCGCTGTTGCTTCAACTGCTTTGTTAACGTTTGCTCTTGTTGCATTGATGTTCTTGTGTTGCTTCAGATGCAATCGTAAAAATGCCAATGGTCCAAGAGATGAAGGACCACTTCTACGTTTATCAACTGGTATGATCATGCTTCTTGCAGTGTTGATAATGTCTTTGTAAACTCATTTGACAAATGTAAACTCAACTTTTCAGGATCTACTGAGAACTCTCCCACCATTGCAAGCACTAGCACGAGAATGTTCGGTGTTGCTAGTTCAAAAAAGAGGTCGTTTCTTTCTAGAGTATCTTTTAAGAGAAATGGTAATGAGTTTCCAACAGCAGCTGATGTTACTTCTTCCACTGGACTTCCTCCATTGAAGCTTCCACCTGGAAGATCAGCTCCTCCTCTTGCCCCTACTCCTGCTCCTGATCCACCTCCACAGCCACCACCCCCTCCTCCTCCTAAACCTCAGcctcctccacctcctaagaTTGCTCGTCCTCCACCTCTACCACCGAAAGGTGCAGCTCCAAAACGTCAAGGACATACTTCCTCTGGAGATGGATCTGATGTTGATTCTGAGAATGGAGCTCCAAAGACAAAACTAAAGCCgttcttttgggataaaatggctACTCCTGATCAGAAAATGGTTTGGCATGAGATCAGCGCTGGTTCATTCCAGTAAGAGTTGAATTGTGGAATCTTGTACTACTTCTTTAATATTGTTCCCGGGGCATGCATGCTTAAACTTAACGTTCTGATTTCAGGTTCAATGAAGAGATGATGGAGAATCTTTTCGGTTACAACGAtggcaacaaaaacaaaactggtCAGAGAAGTAATTCCGCTAGCGAGTCTCCTGTCCAATATATACAGATAATAGACGCTAGGAAAGCACAAAACTTAGCTATTCTTCTTAGAGCTTTGAATGTAACAACAGAGGAAGTTGTTGATGCCATCAAAGAAGGTATAATATAATCGTCTCACCATTTAGTGGCTTTTGGGTCCTTTGGTTTAGGACTGAACGTGTCTTCTTCTTGTGGTATGTCATAAGGTAATGAGCTCCCAGTAGAGCTTCTACAAACATTGCTGAAGATGGCTCcaactcaagaagaagaactcaaactTAGATTATACTCAGGAGATCTTCACCTACTTGGTCCAGCAGAGCGGTTCTTGAAAATTCTTGTTGATGTACCTTTTGCATTTAAACGTATAGAGTCACTTCTATTTATGATCTCACTTCAAGAAGAAGTCTCTGGCCTCAAAGAATCTCTCGCAACTCTTGAGGTACCTCAGCTAATAAAGACACTTGAAAACAAGAATCTACCATTCACTTTActaatttctctgtttctgtcttTGTGTCGTCAGGTGGCTTGCAAGAAACTCAGAAACAGCAGACTATTCTTGAAACTACTAGAAGCAGTTCTCAAGACAGGAAACCGTATGAACGTAGGAACCTTCCGCGGTGATGCGCAGGCTTTTAAACTTGACACTCTTTTAAAACTCTCTGACGTCAAAGGAACTGATGGCAAAACCACACTCTTAAATTTCGTTGTTCTTGAGATCATTCGTTCTGAAGGTGTCCGTGCACTCCGCCTCCAGAGATCAAGCCGAAGCTTCTCTAGCGTTAAAACAGACGATTCAGCATCAGATTCTAGCCCACAGTCGTTAGAGCGTTACCGAAGCACTGGTCTTCAAGTGGTTACGGGGTTAACAACAGAGCTTGAAGATGTAAAGAAAGCAGCAATCATAGACGCTGATGGCTTGGCTGCAACGTTAACAAATCTAAGCGATTCACTAACGAACGCGAGAGAGTTCTTGAAAACTATGGACGAAGAGAGTGATTTCGAACGAGCATTAGCTGGATTTATCGAACGTGCAGATGCTGATATCAAATggttgagagaagaagaagagaggatcaTGGCGTTGGTGAAAAGCTCTGCTGATTATTTCCATGGCAAATCAGCCAAGAACGAAGGGCTGAGAGTGTTCGCCATAGTGCGCGATTTCTTGATTATGTTGGAGAAAGTTTGCAGAGAAGTTAAAGAAACTACAAAGACTACGAACCGGTCGGGTAAGAAGGAGAATGAAATGGGGACTTCGGACAGTACTCAACCATCTCCGGACATTCGAAAACGTTTGTTTCCGGCTATTGCTGAACGAAGAATGGACAGTTCGGATGATTCAGACGATGATGAGGGTAGTTTATCTCCTTAGTCTTTTGATAACGTTAACGCCGTTTAGGTTTCCTTCACGCCGGGAAGAGATTGATCGCCGGAaacttacaaaagaaaaaaaaggaggaagCCGGAAGTTTTATGTTTAACAAAAAGGCGTGGAAAACTAGTGAGTTTGTTGTAGCTGTTGCGAAGATCAAAGTTGTTCgatattaattatgttttcttgaaaatcttacttacatcgtatatttgtattattatttccCTATTTGTGAACCAAAAAGATAGATGATACGTGTTTTTAGATGTCGATCGAAAAAAATGTGTTTGAGAAGAACTTTCTGTTTATTTTCAGTCTTATATAAAAACTTCAATGAGAAGAAAAGTTATGTGAGATGGTATGGAGCCAAAGCTTATCCTTACTTTCTATCAAGTTTGGTGACTGAGACAGCGGCTTTGCTTTGTATCGACAATCTATGAAAATCCCACCATCTTGGTCGAGGCTTCTAAGGTATACGAGTGAGATCATTGAGAAGATTCTTCGAGCCAAGTTCTATTTTCACAAGCTAATGAATATGCTGATAGTATTGGTTATTCTGAAATATGACTATGACGTCGGGGTAACTATGACCTAACTGGTTAGAAATTTCAACCATTTTGAGTCAGAACTAACTGGTTAGatataatttaactattttttgaGTTGGGAAATTCTGAAATCTCAGTAAGTACCTGATCTGTTTCAGTGCTTTACCTTCTCAACAACAATTTGCACATCTTGTTTATTCTAATTTGGGTACATATACACA
It encodes the following:
- the LOC104723634 gene encoding beta-amylase 5, with translation MAVNYNEKLLLNYVPVYVMLPLGVVNVENVFADPETLETQLKRLKEEAGIDGVMVDVWWGIIESKGPKQYDWTAYKTLFQLIASLGLKIQAIMSFHQCGGNVGDVVTIPIPKWVRDVGDIDPDIYYTNRKGTRDIEYLTIGVDNVPLFAGRTAVEMYSDYMSSFKENMADLLEAGSIVDIEVGLGPAGELRYPSYPQSQGWVFPGIGEFQCYDKYLKKDFKEAAAKAGHPEWELPEDAGEYNDKPEETGFFKRNGTYVSEEGKFFLTWYSNKLIFHGDQIIGEANKIFAGLKVNLAAKVSGIHWLYNHHSHAAELTAGYYNLFKRDGYRPIARMLSKHYGILNFTCLEMRDTDNTAEALSAPQELVQEVLSKAWKEGIEVAGENALETYGAKGYNQILLNARPNGVNPNGKPKLRMYGFTYLRLSDTVFQENNFELFKKLVRKMHADQDYCGDAAKYGHEIVPLKTANSQLTVEDIADAAQPSGAFKWDSETDMKVDG
- the LOC104723635 gene encoding formin-like protein 3 translates to MGRLRTTFLAISLVVFVCVSEEIISRDGVGNLLSFSLSVNQDFIDVAEQTWISQHPNSKNERCYWHWFKNWFLESQGESTTYPRRKLVSKRQKFSVSAPKLASRPVPGPVYAPGPAPRLGPGPAPSPRSYDLAAPASAPTPNQPSDSSAETPDEDLSPGPSEEKKPSVAPSRSVPGPPPPPKEKKDDILMKLIIAVASTALLTFALVALMFLCCFRCNRKNANGPRDEGPLLRLSTGSTENSPTIASTSTRMFGVASSKKRSFLSRVSFKRNGNEFPTAADVTSSTGLPPLKLPPGRSAPPLAPTPAPDPPPQPPPPPPPKPQPPPPPKIARPPPLPPKGAAPKRQGHTSSGDGSDVDSENGAPKTKLKPFFWDKMATPDQKMVWHEISAGSFQFNEEMMENLFGYNDGNKNKTGQRSNSASESPVQYIQIIDARKAQNLAILLRALNVTTEEVVDAIKEGNELPVELLQTLLKMAPTQEEELKLRLYSGDLHLLGPAERFLKILVDVPFAFKRIESLLFMISLQEEVSGLKESLATLEVACKKLRNSRLFLKLLEAVLKTGNRMNVGTFRGDAQAFKLDTLLKLSDVKGTDGKTTLLNFVVLEIIRSEGVRALRLQRSSRSFSSVKTDDSASDSSPQSLERYRSTGLQVVTGLTTELEDVKKAAIIDADGLAATLTNLSDSLTNAREFLKTMDEESDFERALAGFIERADADIKWLREEEERIMALVKSSADYFHGKSAKNEGLRVFAIVRDFLIMLEKVCREVKETTKTTNRSGKKENEMGTSDSTQPSPDIRKRLFPAIAERRMDSSDDSDDDEGSLSP